The genomic segment TTTCGCTTTCCGTAGAATTGATAGGTTCGCTCACTAAAGTGATTGTGGTGATTCCATTCTTTTCTTCTAGGCTGATTTTATTCAGAATTTCTTTCGGTAAATCCAAACCTTCGAAGGGCGGCTTGATGATGGTCCCATTCTTATCCGCAAAGGAATTGATCCAAGTGATCCGATTCGGCCTTTCGATTTCCTTGAATAGAAAAAGACCGTAATGTTCCTCATCCCCCTTCATCTTATAATGAAAAACCCCGTTTACCTTAAAATCCAATCGGATTACTTCGATCGAAACTCCGATTGGCCCCCACCATTCCGCCAAGGCATCCTCCGTAGAAAATGCCTGGAATACCAGCTCCTTGGGGGCTTGGAAAGATCTTTGAACTGAAAATTTTTGATTCGTCGTGCCCATACTGTCTCCTACTTCTTTTGAATCCGGTTAAGATACTTTTCCAGATCGTCGAATTTGCGATCCCAGAACTTTTTATATTGGGTCACCCAGGTTTCCACCTCGTTCAACTTACCCAATTTCGCAATGCAGTATCTTTCCCGACCCTGGCGTTTGATACTTATAAGACCACATTCGGAGAGAATCTTAATATGTTTCGAAATGGCCGGTCTGCTGATCTTGAAATTCTCCGCTACTGCATTCAAGTTCATCGGTTCCTTGGCGAGGAGACCGATGATTTGTCTCCTGGTCGGATCCGCGATGGCTTGGAATACGTCTCTACGCATGTTCGACCGCCATTATATATGTAACCGATCGGTTACACAAATACTTAAAGTTGAGGTTTGGATTATTTTTTTCTAAGGATTCTTCCTCCGAGATAGCTCGTAGGAAGATATGCGACCACAAGATCCAGTATGATAAACCAAATAGGCGCCGGTATCATGAATGCGCTCACTATTCCTCCCAGCAAGAAAAAGGCTCCTATCACCAAGGCGAGTTCCGACGTGTATCCGGCACTCATCCGTGCGGTTACTATAGCCCCGGCTAGAGTGCCGAGAGCATGAGCCAAAAACGGAAAGATAAAGTGCTCAGGCCGGAATAAATGGGCCGATGCCTTCAGGCCTTCCATAGTGGTCACATCTGCCCCTTCGGGAGGAGGAATAATATTCCCGCTGACGAGAACGATCCCCATATTCACGATGCTTCCGAAGACAAGCCCGGCGATAACGGCTAAGATATTTTGAATGATTGGATGCATACCCGATTCACCTCTTTCTTTAGGGAGGGACAATATAAGGCCGCTATTCAAAGGAAACAAGAAATTTCCAAGGATTCTCCGAAAGAAAAGATTACGGTTCTTTCGAAATCGATGTCCGAATAGCACCTAGAAAAGAAGAATCGACCGAATTCTTTTCCAAATTCTTCAAAAAAATACTCAACCCTTTGGTATAATAATTGACGAAAAAATCCCCGGTAATATTTATTCAACTAAATGGTTGGATTATTGAAAGCTGAGGAAAAGTTGGATCGGGTATTCGCCGCTCTATCGGACAGCTCTAGACGCCAAATGCTTGTTCATTTGCGGAAACGTTCGCTCACAATCTCTGAGTTGGCCGAACCTTTTTCCATGTCGTTTGCAGGGGTAGCCAAGCACATCGACGTGCTTACCTCGGCGGGTCTTGTACGCAAGGTGCGGGATCCAAATGACGGACGTAGTTTTAGATTGGAATTGCAGAATCGTTCCCTTTCCGAAGCAAGTGCGTGGCTCGCTTACCATCAGGAATTCTGGACCAACAAATTGGATAGATTAGAAGCATTTATAGAGGAGCAAGATCATGACCGAACCGGTCCTAAAACTAGAAAAAAAAATTAACGCCGATCCGACACGACTGTTTCGAGCCTGGTTAAACGCCGAAGATTTGTCGAAATGGTTTTTACCCGAAGACGCGGTCAATATTCAATCCGCTACTCTGGATCCTAGACCGGGTGGAAAATTTTTAATCAATATGGTCCTAAACGGCAAGGTTCTACCTCATGAAGGGGAATACAGAGAGATCAATGAACCGAAAAGACTGGTATTTACTTGGAAGTCTATCGCAACGGGCGGTCGCGATACTCTCGTAACGATAACTTTCGATTCTATTGCCGATCCTTCGAACAAAAAGCAGAAGCCGCAAACTCTTGTGACTTTGATTCATGAACGACTGACTAACGAAGAAATCGAATCGCATAGAAATGGATGGACCGGGATCCTGAACGGTTTGGAAATCCGAGAAGGGATTAAAGAATAGAATAACGTCTTTATCGGCAACGCCGTGAAAGAAGAAGAAAAACAACGTAGATAAAGGAGAATAAGATGAACGGAATATATCACAAAATAGGCATTCGCGCGGAAGCACCGAAAGTCATCCAAGCGCTTGCAACGAAAGACGGTTTAGCGGGATGGTGGACTAGACAAGTCGAGGGGGAATTCTCCGGAGGGACTTCGGGAGTTGGAGAATCCATCCGCTTCGACTTTGGACTGGCAGGTTTCGAAATGAAAGTGCAGGAACTTGCTCCCCAACGGGTCCTCTGGGAATGTACAGAAGGTCCGGAAGACTGGGTGGGATCCCATGTGGACTTCCAATTGACCCAAGGATCTTCTCCTGACGGAGCTAAGATGACACTAGTCCATTTTCGTCATCAAGATTGGAAAAACGAAAGCGAGTTCACCGCGCATTGCAGCATGAAATGGGCGACCTTTTTACTCAGTTTAAAAAGTTTAGTCGAGGCAGGCAAAGGCCAACCGGCTCCGGACGACCTAAAGATAGACGATTTCAATTAGGATTTACCGCGCGCATCTTTCCCGAAGATGCGCGTAATATTTCGAGCATTTTGTAAACCTTAAATCGACTTTAACTCCCAAACATTCTCTTTTGCAGGACATTGTCCTCGCAACCCACCCTGCACTTCCAAACTAGCCAATCGAGTAAGATGAAACTCGCTTTTATAATGCGATTCTATCTCTATTTGTGGGACCGAAAAAGGAGGGCCCGACATCACATTTTGATCGTAATCGTATGCAATCAATAACTGAGGAGCATGATCCGTGATTTTTACGAGATGTTTGGTATAAAGTATCCTAGTCTCGGGAGGAAGAGCAACTAGAGCCGCTCGATCGTAAACGGCGTCCACCTGTCCAAGAAGTTCCTTGGTCAAATGGAAGAAATCTCCGACATATATATCGAGACCCTCCGCGCTATACCGAACGAGTTTATCGACTTGAGAAATCTTAGGCGTAACCTTCAGCTCGGAAAACAATTGCCGAATGGCTAGATCGGCGAATTCGACACCAACCACACGAAATCCTTTGGATAATAGCCAAGCGATATCCAAAGTCTTACCACATAAGGGCA from the Leptospira wolffii serovar Khorat str. Khorat-H2 genome contains:
- a CDS encoding SRPBCC family protein; translation: MGTTNQKFSVQRSFQAPKELVFQAFSTEDALAEWWGPIGVSIEVIRLDFKVNGVFHYKMKGDEEHYGLFLFKEIERPNRITWINSFADKNGTIIKPPFEGLDLPKEILNKISLEEKNGITTITLVSEPINSTESETATFYSIMEGMEEGWGGTFDKLESYLSKIGR
- a CDS encoding ArsR/SmtB family transcription factor produces the protein MRRDVFQAIADPTRRQIIGLLAKEPMNLNAVAENFKISRPAISKHIKILSECGLISIKRQGRERYCIAKLGKLNEVETWVTQYKKFWDRKFDDLEKYLNRIQKK
- a CDS encoding ArsR/SmtB family transcription factor; the protein is MLVHLRKRSLTISELAEPFSMSFAGVAKHIDVLTSAGLVRKVRDPNDGRSFRLELQNRSLSEASAWLAYHQEFWTNKLDRLEAFIEEQDHDRTGPKTRKKN
- a CDS encoding SRPBCC family protein yields the protein MTEPVLKLEKKINADPTRLFRAWLNAEDLSKWFLPEDAVNIQSATLDPRPGGKFLINMVLNGKVLPHEGEYREINEPKRLVFTWKSIATGGRDTLVTITFDSIADPSNKKQKPQTLVTLIHERLTNEEIESHRNGWTGILNGLEIREGIKE
- a CDS encoding SRPBCC family protein, yielding MNGIYHKIGIRAEAPKVIQALATKDGLAGWWTRQVEGEFSGGTSGVGESIRFDFGLAGFEMKVQELAPQRVLWECTEGPEDWVGSHVDFQLTQGSSPDGAKMTLVHFRHQDWKNESEFTAHCSMKWATFLLSLKSLVEAGKGQPAPDDLKIDDFN
- the tmpT gene encoding thiopurine S-methyltransferase, with protein sequence MNEDFWQQRWKENNIAFHQSEANPLLVKYFESIALTKGDRIFLPLCGKTLDIAWLLSKGFRVVGVEFADLAIRQLFSELKVTPKISQVDKLVRYSAEGLDIYVGDFFHLTKELLGQVDAVYDRAALVALPPETRILYTKHLVKITDHAPQLLIAYDYDQNVMSGPPFSVPQIEIESHYKSEFHLTRLASLEVQGGLRGQCPAKENVWELKSI